In Torulaspora globosa chromosome 1, complete sequence, a genomic segment contains:
- a CDS encoding uncharacterized protein (ancestral locus Anc_2.338) has translation MSMFETITIPQVGFTYSLPIGLFINNKYVASKDGKKIDTVNPSTGEKITSFYAASEEDVDDAVKAAREAYENVWSMMAAEERGLLLYKLADLIERDKYKLAALETLDSGKPYHSNAVNDLQQIIQLTRYFAGSADKYTKGETIPLNHDKYAMTFKVPYGVVGQVIPWNYPLAMASWKIQGCLAAGNTIVIKPAENTSISLLYMAQLFVEAGFPPGVLNVVPGLGATAGTALAAHPDVNKIAFTGSTQVGQKIMELAGKSNLKAVTLECGGKSPAVVFADAALDNAVEWIANGIYYNSGQNCTANSRVYIQERVYDEFISKFRVFVRKMWTFGEKLDPFDEKCTVGPVISETQYLRILSYLEHGQNEERLKMETVGDFQKDSRGYFLPPLYFLDVPQSSKLNQEEIFGPVAVFSKFKDYEEAIKLANDTMYGLAAAVFSENVRTVNQFVRDIKAGTVWVNSSNDEEISVPFGGFKMSGIGRELGQSGVDSYAQLKAAHINLSNYT, from the coding sequence ATGAGCATGTTTGAGACAATTACTATCCCGCAAGTCGGGTTCACTTACAGCTTGCCCATTGGCCTCTTTATCAACAACAAGTACGTCGCTTCGAAGGATGGTAAGAAGATAGATACGGTCAATCCAAGTACCGGTGAGAAGATCACATCATTTTACGCTGCCAGTGAGGAGGATGTGGACGATGCGGTTAAAGCTGCTCGTGAAGCTTATGAGAACGTTTGGTCGATGATGGCGGCCGAGGAGAGAGGACTCTTGTTGTATAAGTTGGCCGACCTAATCGAACGTGACAAGTATAAGCTTGCTGCATTGGAGACACTCGATTCGGGGAAGCCATATCATTCGAACGCCGTCAACGATTTGCAGCAGATTATTCAGCTTACTCGCTACTTTGCTGGATCAGCAGACAAGTACACCAAGGGTGAGACCATTCCACTGAATCATGATAAGTACGCAATGACTTTCAAGGTTCCTTACGGTGTGGTAGGCCAGGTGATACCATGGAATTATCCTCTTGCTATGGCAAGTTGGAAGATTCAGGGCTGTCTTGCCGCTGGTAACACGATCGTCATCAAGCCCGCAGAAAACACTTCGATATCTTTACTTTATATGGCCCAGCTGTTTGTGGAAGCAGGCTTCCCACCTGGAGTGTTGAACGTCGTCCCCGGCCTTGGAGCTACTGCTGGCACTGCGCTGGCTGCTCATCCTGACGTCAACAAGATAGCCTTTACTGGAAGTACTCAGGTTGGCCAAAAGATAATGGAATTGGCGGGCAAATCAAATCTGAAGGCAGTCACCTTGGAGTGCGGTGGAAAGTCACCTGCTGTTGTTTTCGCAGACGCTGCGTTGGATAATGCAGTGGAATGGATCGCTAATGGCATTTATTACAATTCTGGCCAAAACTGCACTGCAAACTCGCGGGTATATATCCAAGAGAGAGTTTATGATGAGTTCATATCCAAGTTCAGGGTTTTTGTGCGGAAAATGTGGACCTTTGGAGAGAAGTTAGATCCCTTTGACGAGAAATGCACCGTCGGACCTGTCATCTCAGAAACTCAGTATTTGAGAATCTTGTCATATCTTGAGCATGGTCAGAATGAGGAGAGACTCAAAATGGAGACGGTGGGAGATTTTCAAAAGGACTCAAGGGGATATTTCCTCCCCCCACTATATTTCCTTGATGTGCCACAGTCTTCGAAGTTgaaccaagaagaaatcttTGGACCAGTGGCTGTTTTCTCAAAGTTCAAGGATTACGAAGAAGCCATCAAACTGGCCAACGATACAATGTACGGTTTGGCGGCCGCGGTTTTCTCTGAGAATGTGAGGACAGTAAACCAGTTCGTCCGCGACATTAAAGCAGGGACTGTTTGGGTCAATTCCtcgaatgatgaagagatatCAGTGCCTTTTGGCGGCTTTAAAATGAGCGGGATAGGTCGTGAACTGGGCCAGAGCGGAGTGGATTCTTATGCGCAGCTAAAAGCTGCCCATATCAATCTATCCAACTACACATGA
- the HUL5 gene encoding ubiquitin-ubiquitin ligase HUL5 (ancestral locus Anc_2.335), with the protein MLNFTGQARRRTVNLGNRSATTKQDILLKAQRERERRAKEHQREAACAIIQFHIRRYLADRFNIRLFSSTWDRQEVGYLVLVFGPKLIEHLDYESVSRILNDSKDMLEHYPGNRGNLKLCGMMAQLKDDVLIQEIVSCLNLARPVANEFVAGVRSLLMRTQKLSQQSITLLLEVVCRWNLNHSEALEPLFEIRSKETANSSVLWMFYQICGSLNVLPASDSRSSVLLENLAYIYCHVDDRTTISRCIASCFRGMHYIEQDGHLQTYVTQLYEKPFLDFLTNLVENEEDVDVTMENFVSYIESAPNDNLRDSAMISLLSRPSFLKKLYSGIHESRFGELEFEPTASFSIFVRLLEMYLLVSTDHELLSEYSGFTVKDLVAFTTSLKDFVFHNLWHIAAESRPKIVEDTLPLLQKLYLRDSRLHFCSKNKDLDYWSSKDVDFLQVSPFKYIEDYERLYREYADKRDELLADSNELSTADEASAIKFQILARLSSMYKSSVSTRQFKKLEILIKTPFFIPFEQRVDLFYLFIALDKQRLHLDEDSALMGMFMPWHVNGAMGRQSATISRENILDDACNAFNSIGERFKAKLAVTFVNEFGPEAGVDGGGITKEFLTSVSEEGFNSEKYSLFQTNSQHELYPSTAVDAQRLRYLWFLGKILGKCLYDHVLIDVAFADFFLKKMLNPSSQFASSFDDLQSLDIVLYSNLVKLLTMTPEQIASLDLAFETDSLDGRGTVVPLIPDGNNIAVTKENVLLYIIKVADFRLNKSLFRQIQNFHGGMSMIIAPHWMEMFNSVELQMLISGGGKDIDLADLKANTEYGGYQETDKTINDFWSILQELESQERLNFIKFVTSVPRAPLQGFRSLEPRFGIRNAGRDLERLPTASTCVNLLKLPDYQDKELLRQKLLYSINSGARFDLS; encoded by the coding sequence ATGCTCAACTTCACAGGCCAggcgaggaggaggacTGTCAACCTAGGAAACAGATCAGCAACTACAAAGCAGGACATACTGTTGAAAGCCCAGCGTgagagagaaaggagaGCCAAGGAGCACCAAAGAGAAGCTGCATGTGCTATTATACAGTTCCATATAAGGAGATACCTGGCCGACAGGTTTAACATTAGACTTTTCAGTTCCACCTGGGACCGTCAAGAGGTCGGCTACCTTGTCTTGGTCTTTGGCCCTAAGTTGATAGAGCATTTGGATTATGAGTCCGTTTCAAGAATACTCAACGACTCAAAAGATATGCTGGAGCATTATCCTGGAAACCGCGGGAACCTGAAGTTATGTGGTATGATGGCTCAACTGAAGGATGATGTTCTCATTCAAGAGATCGTTAGCTGTTTAAATCTGGCAAGGCCTGTCGCAAATGAATTTGTTGCAGGTGTGAGAAGCCTTTTGATGAGGACCCAGAAACTGAGTCAACAATCCATTACTCTACTTTTGGAAGTTGTGTGCAGGTGGAATCTGAATCATTCTGAGGCCTTAGAACCTTTATTCGAAATTAGATCGAAAGAAACGGCTAATTCCTCGGTTCTCTGGATGTTTTACCAGATTTGTGGGTCGTTAAATGTTCTACCAGCTTCTGACTCTCGTTCGTCAGTCCTGCTGGAGAATTTGGCATATATTTACTGTCATGTGGATGATCGAACCACAATCAGTCGCTGTATCGCCAGTTGCTTCAGAGGTATGCATTATATTGAACAAGACGGTCACTTACAAACGTACGTTACACAGCTTTACGAAAAGCCTTTCCTGGATTTTTTGACAAACCTTGTggagaatgaagaagacgttGATGTCACGATGGAAAACTTTGTTTCCTATATTGAGAGCGCTCCCAACGATAACTTACGAGACTCGGCAATGATCAGCTTGCTCTCCAGGCCATCCTTCTTAAAGAAATTATACTCTGGTATTCATGAATCACGCTTTGGCGAGTTAGAGTTCGAACCAacagcatctttctcaatttttGTTAGACTGCTCGAGATGTATTTACTAGTGTCGACGGACCATGAACTCCTTTCCGAATATTCGGGATTCACTGTTAAGGATCTCGTAGCCTTCACgacgagtttgaaagattttgtGTTTCATAACCTATGGCACATCGCAGCAGAGTCAAGACCCAAGATTGTAGAAGATACATTGCCGCTCTTACAAAAGTTGTACTTGAGAGATTCACGTCTGCATTTCTGCTCTAAGAATAAGGATCTAGACTACTGGAGCAGTAAAGATGTCGACTTTCTGCAAGTAAGTCCCTTTAAATATATTGAAGACTACGAGAGGCTTTACAGGGAATATGCTGACAAGAGAGACGAGTTACTAGCCGATAGTAATGAGCTTTCCACAGCAGATGAGGCCAGCGCGATAAAATTTCAAATATTAGCCCGCCTCAGCTCGATGTACAAGTCTTCAGTGTCCACAAGAcaattcaagaagctggagaTTTTAATCAAGACTCCTTTCTTCATTCCTTTTGAACAAAGAGTTGACCTTTTTTACCTGTTCATCGCCCTGGACAAACAGCGTCTTCATTTGGATGAGGATAGTGCTCTAATGGGTATGTTCATGCCATGGCATGTGAACGGAGCAATGGGACGGCAGTCGGCGACAATATCCAGGGAGAATATCCTTGACGACGCGTGCAATGCTTTCAATAGTATCGGAGAAAGGTTTAAAGCCAAATTGGCCGTCACATTTGTCAACGAATTTGGTCCAGAAGCTGGGGTGGATGGTGGCGGTATAACCAAAGAATTTTTGACCAGCGTTTCTGAGGAAGGTTTCAACAGCGAGAAGTATTCGTTGTTCCAGACCAACAGCCAACACGAGCTCTATCCTTCGACCGCTGTCGATGCGCAGCGTTTGAGATACTTGTGGTTTTTGGGCAAGATTCTAGGCAAATGCCTGTACGATCATGTGTTGATAGATGTCGCGTTTGccgatttcttcctgaagaagatgtTGAACCCTTCGTCACAGTTTGCCTCTTCCTTTGATGACCTGCAAAGTCTGGACATTGTACTTTACTCCAACTTAGTCAAGCTTCTAACTATGACGCCTGAACAGATAGCCAGCTTAGATCTGGCCTTCGAAACTGATTCGCTGGACGGCAGAGGAACTGTTGTGCCGTTGATACCCGACGGAAACAATATCGCGGTCACCAAGGAGAACGTTCTCCTATACATCATAAAAGTAGCTGACTTCCGCCTCAACAAGAGTCTTTTTAGGCAAATCCAGAACTTCCACGGTGGCATGAGCATGATCATCGCCCCACACTGGATGGAAATGTTCAATTCAGTAGAGCTTCAGATGCTGATCTCCGGCGGAGGCAAAGACATTGACCTGGCGGATCTCAAAGCCAATACCGAATACGGCGGATATCAGGAGACTGACAAGACTATCAACGATTTCTGGTCGATTTTGCAGGAATTAGAATCGCAGGAGAGgctcaatttcatcaaattcGTCACTTCCGTTCCTCGGGCACCTTTACAGGGATTCAGATCTCTTGAGCCTCGATTTGGCATCAGAAACGCCGGAAGAGATCTCGAGAGGCTCCCGACGGCATCCACCTGCGTGAACCTCCTCAAATTGCCTGATTATCAAGATAAAGAACTGCTGCGACAGAAGCTACTCTACTCCATCAACTCGGGAGCGCGTTTCGACCTCTCGTAG
- the EAR1 gene encoding Ear1p (ancestral locus Anc_2.336) translates to MSNDGMAAVMILMLAAARQTLGYVIPRGMIAINEETGAVYSVKDDNDPFNKYPEGYGEDELDMDIMLFSLITMVLMYVFVCFLYIFIKYIVNKLMRDNSSISLLNDGDTNRRLRRTTEQLNARWPSALDNEEYVKDKLAKLSPEEQFYYKQGEEYIRQNPPLIIPHASSSDEQVEDPIVNESTRQFINEEGAYAWEFQPDSNLPNDTVIVENKTEVTFLNYNYEASVMTNLPIPRINRVYYCEFKIFELRGNSGTTSSGSHHLEDDETISFGLSTCPYPYFRLPGKHHHSIAYDSNGSRRFNDSFALDPALRTLFPRLEKGDVVGIGYRSNSGTVFFTRNGKKLKEDSVGGHIKGWKFKYLYPIIGANVPCKIHVNFGTYGFVYIEANVKKWGYAKTSGMKLPPPSYEEYGQDTLLESGCEEDLTDNESTSSINGDIVDSQGELLPPPPGFEYSTSPIDSTNAMEEAINLNSLPAEPPSYSDDEISSRIKSDAPRIGSSSSQLVEEGDSNDQNGYVHDEEEDDEMNIEESGHSRKTNGNTLSNQFIQD, encoded by the coding sequence ATGAGTAACGATGGTATGGCGGCAGTAATGATTCTGATGCTGGCAGCGGCTCGACAGACACTTGGATACGTTATTCCGAGGGGCATGATTGCGATAAATGAGGAGACGGGGGCCGTCTACAGTGTAAAAGATGATAATGATCCGTTCAATAAGTATCCCGAAGGCTATGGGGAAGATGAACTCGACATGGATATCATGCTATTCTCTTTGATTACGATGGTTCTGATGTACGTCTTTGTGTGTTTCCTTtacatcttcatcaaatACATTGTGAACAAACTGATGAGAGACAACAGTAGCATCTCACTTCTCAACGATGGTGATACGAACCGAAGGCTGCGTAGAACAACGGAGCAGCTGAATGCTAGATGGCCTAGCGCTTTGGATAATGAGGAGTACGTTAAGGATAAACTAGCGAAGCTCTCCCCAGAAGAGCAATTTTACTACAAGCAGGGCGAAGAGTACATCAGGCAGAATCCTCCTCTGATTATTCCGCACGCTTCGTCCTCCGATGAGCAGGTGGAGGATCCCATCGTAAACGAGTCAACGAGACAGTTCATCAACGAGGAAGGCGCTTACGCATGGGAATTTCAACCGGACTCTAACCTACCCAACGATACGGTGATTGTGGAAAACAAGACGGAGGTAACATTTTTGAATTATAACTATGAAGCATCTGTGATGACAAATTTGCCCATTCCTAGAATCAATAGGGTTTATTATTGTGAGTTCAAGATTTTCGAGCTAAGAGGCAATAGTGGCACTACCTCTAGCGGCTCGCATCACTTagaggatgacgaaacGATTTCCTTTGGGCTTTCTACATGTCCTTATCCGTATTTCAGACTGCCGGGAAAGCATCACCATTCCATTGCGTACGATTCAAACGGTTCTCGTAGATTCAATGATTCATTTGCCCTGGATCCAGCTCTTCGTACGCTGTTTCCAAGACTCGAAAAAGGTGACGTAGTTGGTATAGGATATCGTTCCAATAGCGGGACCGTTTTCTTTACGAGAAATGGTAAAAAACTGAAGGAGGACTCCGTTGGAGGTCACATCAAGGGTTGGAAGTTCAAGTATCTTTACCCAATAATTGGTGCTAATGTTCCTTGCAAAATTCACGTAAATTTTGGAACATACGGATTTGTATACATCGAGGCAAACGTCAAGAAATGGGGTTACGCTAAAACCAGTGGTATGAAGTTGCCTCCACCATCCTATGAAGAGTATGGCCAGGACACCCTTTTAGAAAGCGGTTGCGAGGAAGATTTAACCGATAACGAATCCACCTCCTCTATTAATGGAGATATAGTAGACAGCCAGGGCGAATTGCTACCGCCTCCGCCGGGGTTCGAGTATAGCACGTCGCCTATCGATTCGACGAACGCTATGGAGGAAGCCATAAATCTGAACTCTTTGCCAGCGGAGCCACCGAGCTATTCCGATGATGAAATATCGTCACGAATAAAATCAGATGCACCAAGGATTGGTAGTAGCTCATCTCAACtagttgaagaaggagattcaaatgatcaaaatgGTTATGTCcatgacgaggaagaagatgacgaaatGAACATCGAGGAAAGCGGGCATTCCAGAAAAACTAACGGGAACACTTTGTCAAATCAATTTATCCAGGACTAA
- the PHO2 gene encoding Pho2p (ancestral locus Anc_2.337) → MSEFHQYADSFASRFGADEFNFLSPGKQEHQGNKDTESQGSGTATVSGGESMAHEGVVSGESYEGGSTNEERSRGEIASQSSTVDSKKVSKPKRTRATGETLDILKQEFEVNPNPTTQRRKKISELTGLPEKNVRIWFQNRRAKLRKSGGQHKSGADNSTDSGAAPMMRDDSHDCATYFDRIPVNINNNYYFIDVCSITVGSWNRMKSGALRRENLPLIRDLSNLSPISINHIMSNATDLMVLISKKNFEINYFFSAMANNTKILFRIFFSLGSVVNCSLTLETGDITEGGTRRESDENHDHNESNDTDKDCNQSESFAELKLAVSRPPNFAVFFLDNSEEGNGNQWSICEDFSEGRQVNDAFVGGSNMPHALKGSESSLKFMNSLILDYNSANQILPPPPTHLHNPSMAGQQSLALHEHPQTFFDQYDAANDILALNRDTSAIDEKNRLSDNNNANSLNQNQAENSATLLSLSHDSHIPNMPDFFKNTQELTDDHRWL, encoded by the coding sequence ATGAGTGAGTTCCATCAGTACGCTGACAGCTTTGCTTCGCGTTTCGGTGCCGACGAGTTCAACTTCCTATCTCCTGGCAaacaagaacatcaaggAAACAAGGACACAGAGTCGCAGGGTTCTGGAACGGCAACCGTGAGCGGTGGTGAGAGTATGGCACATGAAGGTGTTGTATCGGGCGAATCGTATGAGGGCGGCTCGACCAATGAGGAGAGGAGCCGAGGGGAGATCGCTAGCCAGAGCTCCACTGTTGATAGTAAGAAAGTGTCGAAACCGAAGAGAACTAGAGCGACCGGAGAAACGCTGGATATTTTGAAGCAAGAATTTGAAGTGAATCCTAATCCAACTACACAACgcaggaagaagatttcTGAATTAACTGGGTTACCAGAAAAGAATGTTCGTATATGGTTCCAGAATCGAAGAGCGAAACTGAGAAAGAGTGGCGGGCAGCACAAGAGCGGGGCGGACAACAGCACAGACTCTGGAGCTGCCCCTATGATGCGTGACGACTCGCATGATTGCGCAACGTACTTCGACAGAATACCCGTAAACATCAACAACAACTATTACTTCATTGATGTCTGCTCGATCACCGTAGGTAGCTGGAATAGGATGAAAAGTGGAGCATTGCGGAGAGAGAACCTGCCACTGATAAGAGATCTGTCAAACCTGTCCCCGATTTCTATCAATCATATTATGTCCAACGCTACTGATTTGATGGTACTcatatcgaagaaaaacTTTGAAATCAACTATTTTTTCAGTGCGATGGCCAACAACACAAAGATACTATTCAGGATCTTTTTCTCCCTCGGTTCTGTCGTGAACTGTTCTCTCACTCTAGAAACGGGCGATATAACAGAGGGTGGCACTCGACGAGAGAGTGACGAAAATCATGATCATAATGAGAGCAATGATACGGATAAAGACTGCAACCAGTCCGAGAGTTTTGCAGAATTGAAACTCGCAGTTTCGAGACCACCAAATTTTGCTGTCTTTTTCCTAGATAACTCGGAAGAGGGCAACGGCAATCAGTGGTCTATCTGCGAAGACTTTTCTGAAGGTAGACAAGTAAACGATGCATTTGTTGGAGGTTCAAACATGCCTCACGCATTGAAGGGTTCTgaaagctctttgaaattcatgAATTCACTAATCCTAGATTATAACAGTGCGAATCAGATTTTGCCACCTCCCCCAACACATCTCCATAATCCATCTATGGCCGGACAACAATCACTGGCACTGCACGAACATCCACAGACTTTTTTTGATCAGTATGATGCAGCGAACGATATTTTGGCTCTGAACAGAGATACGTCTGCAATAGATGAGAAGAATCGCCTGAGTGATAATAATAACGCTAATTCATTAAACCAAAATCAGGCGGAAAACTCTGCTACTCTTCTATCTCTATCTCATGACTCACACATACCGAATATGcccgatttcttcaagaacacaCAAGAATTAACGGATGATCATAGATGGCTGTAA